Proteins from one Rosa chinensis cultivar Old Blush chromosome 7, RchiOBHm-V2, whole genome shotgun sequence genomic window:
- the LOC112179469 gene encoding probable leucine-rich repeat receptor-like protein kinase At1g35710, with protein sequence MGRDDLPGFDFDPAASRAHVQPLVAACGAASGDPKSSSLLHYLLFVATIMYVLDEVVLSGIDGFELYLVWRVKTHRDLEGWVRALRLMNANRWSFFALRWQDTVVLDGLWGSGITTRSGQQQSEALLKWKASFLNQTSHNNQLKDWIYLPKTTNTNATNSSSNPKANESPCIWADISCNAAGSVTNITIASFSIQGTLHEFSFLSFPNLEYLDISVNNFFDVIPPQISSLSKLLYLDLSNNQFSGRIPPEIGLLRNLTFLYLHKNNLSDVIPPSLGTLKSLVNLSMSYNLLNGSIPASLGDLININMLNLCKNNLSGTIPKELENLKSLVDLALSTNQLSGSIPKTLGDLTNLTTLYLYSNNLSGTIPKELGNLKSLEYLALSTNQLSGSIPTTLGDLTNLTTLYLHSNNLSGTIPKELGNLKSLEYLALSTNQLSGSIPTTLGDLTNLTTLNLYSNNLSGTILNELGNLKSLVYLALSTNQLSGSIPTTLGDLTNLTSLYLDSNNLSGTIPKELGNLKSLVILLLSINQLSGSIPTILGDLTNLTTLYLHSNNLSGTIPKELGNLKSLEYLALSTNQLSGSIPTTLGDLTNLTALFLHSNNLSGTIPKELGNLKSLLDLMLNANKVHGSIPTTLGDLHNLKFLYLRDNQLSGPIPQEIGNIQKLIDVQLSGNQFSGHLPHNICRGGSLTYFSAFSNHLSGPIPLSLKNCTSLRRVFLDENQLTGNISEDFGVYPSLSFIDLSNNQLNGEISLNWVLCPNLTTIRIAGNKLTGSIPAMIGNATQIHELDLSSNGLVGKIPNEFGRLTSLLRLKLDGNQLSGCVPSEFRSLIDLEYLDLSANKFNESIPSFVGDFLQLHYLNLSNNKFSQAIPFQLGKLFNVAQLDLSHNSLEGKIPTEMSNMQSLEILNISHNNLSGFIPTSMEDMHGLTYVDISYNHLEGPLPNIKAFQSAPPEALQGNKGLCGNSSFLHLCNNESPKNDHKLVLLIIFLVLGAIASLPFIFAFVAKRRKKHQHLEEKNRDVEISFSILKFDGKTMYEEIVRATKDFDSMYCIGRGGHGTVYKATLSNANIVAVKKLHLFCTDDENLQKEFWNEIGKLTEMRHQNIVKLYGFCSHRRHSFLVYEYLERGNLATVLSKDEEAKELGWSKRVNIVKGVAHALCYMHHECLPPIVHRDISSKNILLDSEYGPCVSDFGTAKFLNPNSANWTALVGTYGYVAPELAYTMEVNEKCDVYSFGVVALEIVIRRHPGDLLSSLSSGSSSSSSSTALPVHPMPVVDVLDQRISLPTHQVAEEVLSLMKIAFACLHSGPQSRPTMNQVSQQFETHQRLHLSKPLPMITLGELLALDGLALAI encoded by the exons ATGGGTAGAGATGATCTTCCTGGTTTTGACTTTGATCCTGCGGCGAGTAGGGCTCACGTGCAGCCACTTGTGGCGGCTTGTGGTGCCGCGTCTGGCGACCCCAAAAGCAGTTCTTTGCTTCATTATCTCCTATTCGTCGCTACGATCATGTAC gtgcttgacgaaGTCGTTTTAAGCGGAATTGATGGTTTTGAGCTTTATCTCGTGTGGCGTGTGAAGACGCAtcgggatttagag GGGTGGGTTCGGGCTCTCAGGCTGATGAATGCAAATAGGTGGAGTTTCTTCGCTCTGAGGTGGCAGGACACAGTGGTTCTCGATGGTTTGTGGGGATCTGGTATTACGACTAGATCCGGTCAACAACAGTCGG AGGCTCTTCTCAAATGGAAAGCCAGCTTTCTAAATCAAACCTCCCATAATAACCAGCTCAAGGATTGGATTTACCTTCCCAAGACTACTAATACCAATGCCACCAATTCTTCCAGCAACCCCAAGGCAAACGAAAGCCCATGCATTTGGGCTGATATTTCATGCAATGCTGCTGGAAGTGTCACCAACATAACCATTGCCAGTTTCAGTATACAAGGTACGCTACATGAATTCTCATTCTTGTCCTTCCCCAATCTCGAATATCTTGATATCAGCGTCAATAATTTCTTTGATGTCATCCCACCTCAAATCAGTTCCCTCTCAAAACTCCTTTATCTTGACCTCTCTAATAACCAGTTCTCTGGGAGAATTCCACCAGAAATTGGTCTTCTTAGAAATCTTACATTTCTCTATCTCCACAAAAATAATCTTTCTGATGTTATTCCTCCTTCGTTAGGGACTCTGAAATCACTAGTGAATCTATCAATGAGTTATAATCTACTCAATGGTTCAATTCCAGCATCACTTGGTGATCTCATAAACATTAACATGCTCAACCTCTGCAAAAATAACCTCTCTGGCACCATTCCAAAAGAGTTGGAGAACCTGAAATCTTTGGTGGATCTAGCATTGAGCACCAATCAACTCAGCGGTTCAATTCCAAAAACATTGGGTGATCTGACCAATCTTACCACTCTTTATCTTTATTCAAATAACCTTTCCGGCACCATTCCGAAAGAGTTAGGGAACTTGAAATCCTTGGAGTATCTAGCATTGAGCACCAATCAACTCAGCGGTTCAATTCCGACAACATTGGGTGATCTGACCAACCTTACCACTCTTTATCTTCATTCAAATAACCTTTCCGGCACCATTCCGAAAGAGTTAGGGAACCTGAAATCCTTGGAGTATCTAGCATTGAGCACCAATCAACTCAGTGGTTCAATTCCGACAACACTGGGTGATCTGACCAACCTTACCACTCTTAATCTTTATTCAAATAATCTTTCTGGCACTATTCTGAATGAGTTAGGGAACCTGAAATCTTTGGTGTATCTAGCATTGAGCACCAATCAACTCAGCGGTTCAATTCCAACAACATTAGGTGATCTGACCAACCTTACCAGTCTTTATCTAGATTCAAATAATCTCTCTGGCACCATTCCAAAAGAGTTAGGGAACTTGAAATCTTTGGTGATTTTATTGTTGAGCATCAATCAACTCAGTGGTTCAATTCCGACAATATTGGGTGATCTGACCAACCTTACCACTCTTTATCTTCATTCAAATAACCTTTCCGGCACCATTCCGAAAGAGTTAGGGAACCTGAAATCCTTGGAGTATCTAGCATTGAGCACCAATCAACTCAGTGGTTCAATTCCGACAACATTGGGTGATCTGACCAACCTTACTGCTCTTTTTCTTCATTCAAATAACCTCTCTGGCACCATTCCAAAGGAGTTGGGAAACCTAAAATCTTTGCTGGATCTAATGTTGAACGCCAATAAGGTCCATGGTTCAATTCCGACAACGTTAGGTGACTTGCATAACTTGAAATTCTTATACCTCCGTGACAACCAACTTTCAGGCCCCATCCCTCAAGAGATAGGAAATATCCAAAAGTTGATAGATGTGCAATTAAGTGGAAACCAATTTTCAGGTCACTTGCCCCATAACATTTGTCGAGGTGGATCACTTACATACTTTTCAGCATTTTCCAATCACCTGAGTGGTCCAATCCCTTTGAGCTTGAAAAACTGTACTAGTTTACGTAGAGTCTTTCTAGACGAGAATCAATTGACAGGTAACATATCTGAAGACTTTGGTGTTTATCCTAGCCTCAGTTTTATAGATTTGAGCAACAATCAACTTAATGGTGAAATATCACTAAATTGGGTATTGTGCCCAAATTTAACAACCATACGAATAGCGGGAAACAAACTTACTGGTTCTATACCAGCTATGATTGGAAATGCAACCCAAATTCATGAGCTGGATCTTTCTTCAAATGGTTTAGTCGGGAAAATTCCAAATGAGTTCGGAAGATTGACTTCACTGTTGAGGTTGAAGTTGGATGGCAATCAACTTTCAGGTTGTGTCCCTTCAGAGTTTAGATCATTAATTGATCTAGAATATCTTGATCTCTCAGCAAATAAATTCAATGAATCAATTCCAAGCTTTGTAGGTGACTTTCTCCAGTTACACTACTTGAACTTGAGCAACAACAAGTTTAGTCAAGCAATTCCATTTCAGTTGGGGAAGTTATTCAACGTAGCCCAACTAGACTTAAGTCATAACTCACTTGAAGGTAAGATCCCAACAGAAATGAGCAACATGCAAAGTTTGGAGATACTTAATATATCCCACAACAATCTTTCTGGTTTCATTCCAACAAGCATGGAAGACATGCATGGGCTAACGTATGTTGACATATCCTACAATCACTTGGAAGGTCCACTTCCCAACATCAAAGCATTTCAATCTGCTCCTCCAGAAGCATTGCAAGGCAACAAGGGCTTGTGTGGTAACTCAAGTTTTTTGCATCTCTGCAATAACGAAAGCCCAAAAAATGACCATAAACTCGTACTTCTGATTATCTTCCTTGTTCTTGGAGCAATTGCATCTCTACCCTTTATATTTGCTTTTGTagcaaaaaggagaaaaaagcaTCAGCatctagaagaaaaaaacaggGATGTCGAAATTTCTTTTTCGATATTGAAGTTTGATGGGAAGACGATGTATGAGGAAATTGTAAGGGCAACAAAAGATTTTGATTCTATGTATTGCATAGGGCGGGGAGGACATGGAACTGTCTACAAAGCAACTTTGTCAAATGCTAACATAGTAGCTGTGAAGAAACTCCATCTGTTTTGCACGGATGACGAGAATCTTCAAAAGGAATTCTGGAATGAAATTGGGAAACTAACAGAGATGCGACACCAAAATATTGTGAAGCTTTATGGTTTCTGTTCGCATAGGCGACACTCATTTTTGGTGTATGAGTATCTTGAAAGGGGTAATTTGGCCACAGTGTTGAGCAAAGATGAGGAAGCTAAAGAACTGGGGTGGAGTAAAAGGGTGAATATTGTTAAAGGTGTAGCTCATGCCTTGTGTTACATGCACCATGAGTGCTTGCCACCAATTGTGCACCGGGACATATCGAGCAAGAATATTTTGCTGGATTCTGAATATGGGCCTTGTGTTTCAGACTTTGGCACCGCTAAGTTCTTAAATCCAAACTCAGCTAATTGGACTGCCCTTGTAGGCACTTACGGATATGTTGCACCAG AGCTGGCATATACAATGGAAGTAAATGAGAAGTGtgatgtttatagctttggAGTGGTGGCATTGGAGATAGTTATAAGAAGACATCCTGgagatcttctctcatctcTATCATCTGGgtcgtcgtcgtcatcatcGTCAACTGCCTTACCTGTCCATCCAATGCCAGTTGTGGATGTTTTGGACCAACGCATTTCCCTTCCGACACATCAAGTTGCAGAGGAAGTGCTCTCGCTTATGAAGATAGCATTTGCATGCCTGCATTCCGGTCCTCAATCTCGTCCAACAATGAATCAAGTTTCTCAACAATTTGAAACTCATCAAAGGCTGCATTTGTCAAAGCCATTACCTATGATAACACTAGGTGAATTGCTTGCTCTCGATGGTTTGGCTTTGGCTATCTGA
- the LOC121050570 gene encoding uncharacterized protein LOC121050570, with the protein MFQAASKQPLVERELREEVASLQRDLGKTQEKLADVERRLTKADCDAADARGKLNVAIERHLDQNEQYAKLEQDMSLVRDRVTTKEKKIEILQRESAAKQAEIKRLEGEVARLEAEGSRAAAAAVESYKQSAEHKKALNDAAKAGALANVEMLRQKGAIDWAKAAMPVVQPSKEAPPTTSTAPTAAPGPGVRLGSGESGEPPKGDSQRTPTQSEASRAGFLAAHTWADGTIETPSPTARGSDQTSRSHPPQAAGGTAEGSGADLTNPANPANP; encoded by the coding sequence atgttccaggcggcgtccaagcagcccctggttgagagggagctgagggaggaagtggcgagcctccagagggacttggggaagacccaggagaagttggctgacgtcgagcgacgtctgacaaaggccgactgtgatgcggcggatgccaggggcaagctgaacgttgctATTGAGCGGCACCTGGATCAGAATGAGCAGTATGCGAAGCTGGAGCAGGATATGTCTCTGGTGCGGGACCGGGTGACcacgaaggagaagaaaattgagatccttcagcgggagtctgccgctaAACAAGCGGAAATCaagcggctggagggtgaagtcgctcgcttggaggctgagggaagccgtgctgcggctgccgctgttgaatcgtacaagcagtcggcggagcacAAGAAAGCGTTGAACGACGCAGCCaaggccggtgccctggccaatgtggagatgttgcggcagaaaggcgccattgactgggcgaaagcgGCAATGCCGGTCGTGCAGCCAAGTAAGGAAGcgccgccgacaacaagtaccgctcctACTGCCGCCCCTGGTCCCGGAGTCCGCTtgggtagcggggagagtggcgagcCTCCAAAAGGCGACTCCCAACGGACGCCTACGCAGTCCGAGGCGTCCCgcgctgggttcttggcggcccacacctgggcggatggcacaatagagactcccagtcccacagcccgagggtccgaccagacgagccgctCCCATCCTCCGCAGGCCGCCGGTGGAACTGCTGAAGGTAGCGGGGCCGACCTGACAAACCctgccaaccccgccaacccctaa